Proteins encoded within one genomic window of Nilaparvata lugens isolate BPH chromosome 11, ASM1435652v1, whole genome shotgun sequence:
- the LOC111056336 gene encoding 39S ribosomal protein L41, mitochondrial-like, with translation MLPYHYGVKKPGYMEGDKFVEVPEMIPDIIVPDLTDCELKPYVSYRVSAIEQPEWTPRDLFNAVYRSKIENDFNTGKLNADGSPVEPSAEERLTAEEARIKARQTGCDIYSPKTNTQLEERFDDYLK, from the exons ATGTTACCTTATC ATTATGGCGTTAAGAAGCCAGGCTACATGGAAGGAGATAAATTCGTTGAAGTCCCTGAGATGATTCCTGACATAATTGTGCCAGATCTGACTGATTGCGAA TTGAAGCCGTACGTGTCCTACCGGGTGTCGGCCATTGAGCAGCCGGAGTGGACGCCGCGAGACCTGTTCAATGCCGTCTACAGGTCGAAAATCGAGAACGACTTCAACACAGGCAAGCTGAACGCAGACGGCAGTCCAGTTGAGCCCAGTGCCGAGGAGAGGCTCACCGCTGAGGAGGCGCGCATCAAAGCCAGGCAGACCGGCTGCGACATCTATTCACCTAAAACTAACACTCAATTGGAGGAGAGGTTCGATGATTATTTGAAATAG
- the LOC111062391 gene encoding uncharacterized protein LOC111062391 isoform X1 encodes MGSKNITMLLNMIGSGYKFGRCIPPTHSRKLKRCVNANYYHISAQKLKEIQKQMSEGDKKESQKRLFPSSLNDTSLEGEKSVSKGVERPDDLKISEVGDFIADSSNQKDVGKNEMPLKLEKASESSAQVDLNTGKLKADQKYEEKQTNKVNELEKEASVNMMDSIKKEIKGSYSSLRQKKLDKNPSDYILFGSRNLHGDKEKLNSTKEINSKPFNKFDSTFNIKVESNKSSENYVEPKENNTKELKLDEKGSINDEKINVRTVNETKDINSQEGKLAYKKQIDIAERSISEKKVIAMKGMAMLGKESTSGENLNTLEKKHLRTSPSIQENPKTADDVEAKNVASASNSTNSIDKINMDMIKKSKNTGSDSSVKEDKPRTLEVDRPTTKKYMLNTLLDPIAKSSQKKVQMKESSPQGGRGESKEAASSKNPITNEKMTDGKQIVDRSNKPKMSGDSKAASNDLLVKVNAVRTSNENTAQSPDIAPNQQVDQKSQDKSNIENKLNISKAEKHKMAESSDLLKENIVDIPISISIDTSTKEGLNRQVDKTIGHKSKIDNKLKAFRLEKHESPIDLLNESIKDSNKTIFQASNKKDDHKITAKSNVSNKLDNSKMRQVKSASKAKLVKGKAKPKPKPTLKVKYRLKETLKDKMEKLNKQEKMKILTSDSKSRTANEKVDLQSKPEKKEIQLHTESNRLTALTKQDEFPKVGSQIAAVQQNPQRIDKQLQQSNNTAIKKDLNERGIMPFDSSYIMKQLAKSRQSESIEDIPGPKIMRACSNIVNALPVIGTLSISSLMRSYNRLCLSYGDKKIVSNRMKPLESLFNTHGDIVCLNIPLCGNVILVDKPELIHEVYRQRDMSQIMNSTFDSLNEVYNVLGKKRMRMDAMSSVDDQMTCVIEHFDLKNLFWSASRYHNSLEKISDQLVERITFTRDMHNEVPKDFIKELNKWSLECMMQVLFATEIGSLKSTSYLGHQETDIILKSLTDATDALRNCESGIQLWRVYETSSFTKLTQSIKHLERFLCKHIPLLRHEAKLEQRLEMLQSNLESKQNASSLISGLILSGYVDVDKLLKICMETMLIAVNTTSTSLGFVLYHMARNQEKQKILHKELMSVLPDKSSKLNPEVLQELPYLNAVVQETLRLKHPIPYSVMRLQRSIVLHKYYIPAGTWVMTANEVACLREENFEDAQLFKPERWLESSPELYQDTISPLLEAQFEPFLGRDWLQKQLLIGTAKVIRNFNVNYRYGEIGKEGEFLSKPTKPFQFEFLEQHL; translated from the exons ATGG GTTCCAAAAACATAACAATGCTTCTCAATATGATTGGCTCCGGTTATAAATTTGGACGGTGCATACCTCCAACTCATtctagaaaattgaaaagatgtGTGAACGCAAACTACTATCACATTTCAGCCCAAAAGTTAAAAGAAATACAAAAGCAAATGAGCGAAGGGGACAAAAAGGAATCGCAGAAAAGGCTGTTCCCTAGTTCTTTGAATGACACCTCATTAGAGGGCGAGAAGAGTGTTTCCAAAGGAGTTGAGAGGCCTGATGATCTGAAAATCAGCGAAGTTGGAGATTTTATTGCAGACTCCTCCAATCAGAAAGATGTTGGGAAAAATGAGATGcctttaaaacttgaaaaagcaTCGGAAAGCTCTGCTCAAGTTGATCTAAACACTGGAAAACTGAAAGCTGATCAAAAATATGAGGAGAAACAAACAAATAAGGTAAACGAGTTGGAAAAAGAAGCTAGTGTTAATATGATGGATTCAATTAAGAAAGAGATAAAGGGAAGCTATTCAAGCTTAAGACaaaaaaagttggataaaaACCCATCGGATTACATATTGTTTGGGTCTAGGAACCTGCATGGGGACAAAGAGAAATTGAACTCAACTAAGGAGATAAACTCCAAGCCgttcaataaatttgattcaacattcaacattaAAGTGGAATCAAATAAATCTAGTGAAAATTATGTGGAGCCGAAGGAAAATAACACGAAAGAAttaaaacttgatgaaaaagGTTCAATTAATGACGAGAAAATAAATGTAAGAACAGTGAatgagacaaaagatatcaatTCACAAGAGGGAAAACTAGCTTATAAGAAGCAAATTGACATTGCTGAACGAAGCATTTCAGAAAAGAAAGTAATTGCAATGAAAGGAATGGCGATGCTAGGAAAAGAATCGACCTCTGgtgaaaatttaaatactttGGAGAAGAAACATTTGAGAACATCTCCAAGTATTCAGGAGAATCCAAAAACAGCAGATGATGTGGAGGCGAAAAACGTCGCATCTGCAAGTAATTCAAcgaattctattgataaaattaatatggatatgataaaaaaatccaaaaatacaGGAAGTGATAGCAGTGTCAAAGAAGACAAGCCTAGAACACTTGAAGTGGATCGCCCTACTactaaaaaatatatgttgaaTACATTACTGGATCCAATTGCCAAGTCATCGCAGAAAAAGGTCCAAATGAAAGAGAGTTCTCCTCAAGGTGGAAGAGGTGAATCAAAAGAGGCAGCCAGTAGCAAAAACCCAATAACTAATGAAAAAATGACCGATGGGAAACAAATAGTTGATAGATCGAATAAACCAAAAATGAGTGGCGATAGCAAAGCAGCATCAAACGATTTATTAGTAAAAGTAAATGCAGTGAGAACTTCAAATGAAAACACAGCTCAGAGTCCAGATATTGCACCCAATCAACAAGTTGATCAGAAAAGTCAAGATAAgtcaaacattgaaaataaattgaatatttctaaagcagaaaaacataaaatggCAGAATCAAGTGATTTATTGAAAGAGAATATTGTTGACATTCCAATCAGTATCTCAATTGATACATCAACCAAAGAAGGTCTCAATCGACAAGTTGACAAGACAATTGGACATAagtcaaaaattgataataaattgaaggCTTTCAGATTGGAAAAGCATGAATCAccaattgatttattgaatgaaagtataaaagattcaaacaaaacaatttttcaagCATCTAATAAAAAAGATGATCATAAAATAACTGCGAAATCAAacgtttcaaataaattggacaATTCGAAGATGAGGCAGGTAAAATCAGCTTCAAAAGCAAAGTTGGTAAAAGGCAAAGCTAAACCGAAGCCTAAACCTACACTTAAAGTTAAATATCGATTGAAGGAAACTCTGAAAGACAAAATGGAAAAGCTAAATAAACAAGAAAAGATGAAGATACTGACAAGTGACAGTAAGAGTAGAACAGCTAATGAAAAAGTTGATCTCCAATCAAAACCTGAGAAAAAAGAAATTCAACTCCATACAGAATCAAATAGGCTCACAGCTTTGACAAAACAAGATGAATTTCCTAAAGTTGGTAGCCAAATTGCGGCAGTACAGCAGAATCCACAAAGAATTGACAAACAATTACAACAAAGTAATAATACAGCAATCAAGAAAGATTTGAACGAGCGGGGAATTATGCCTTTTGACAGCAGTTACATCATGAAACAATTAGCGAAGTCGAGGCAATCTGAATCAATCGAGGACATTCCTGGGCCAAAAATAATGAGAGCTTGCTCCAATATTGTCAATGCCCTTCCAGTAATCGGTACGCTGTCCATCTCAAGTCTCATGCGGTCCTACAACCGATTGTGCCTTAGTTACG GAGACAAAAAAATTGTAAGCAACAGAATGAAGCCTTTGGAGAGCCTATTTAATACCCATGGAGATATTGTTTGCCTGAACATACCGCTTTGTGGAAATGTTATACTAGTGGACAAACCTGAGCTTATCCATGAAGTATATCGCCAGAGGGACATGAGCCAAATTATGAATTCAACTTTCGATAGTTTAAACGAAGTTTACAATGTACTCGGCAAGAAGAGGATGAGAAT GGATGCAATGAGTAGTGTGGACGACCAGATGACATGTGTTATTGAGCATTTCGACCTCAAAAATCTATTCTGGTCTGCGAGTAGATATCACAATTCTCTGGAAAAAATAAGTGATCAATTGGTTGAGAG AATCACCTTCACTCGAGATATGCACAATGAGGTCCCTAAAGACTTCATTAAAGAACTGAACAAATGGTCTCTCGAAT GCATGATGCAAGTATTGTTTGCCACTGAGATTGGCTCTCTGAAAAGTACCAGCTACTTGGGGCATCAAGAAACCGATATCATTTTGAAATCCTTAACCGATGCCACCGATGCTTTGAGAAACTGTGAGTCAGGAATACAGCTATGGAGAGTGTATGAAACATCCAGCTTCACAAAACTGACACAATCAATAAAACATCTTGAAAG ATTCCTTTGCAAGCATATACCTTTGTTAAGGCATGAGGCAAAGCTTGAACAGAGGCTGGAAATGCTGCAATCCAATCTAGAATCCAAACAGAATGCCTCTTCGCTAATAAGTGGTCTGATATTATCAGGTTACGTTGACGTTGATAAACTGTTGAAGATCTGTATGGAGACAATGCTGATAGCTGTTAATACG ACTTCAACATCACTGGGATTCGTTCTCTACCATATGGCAAGAAATCAGGAAAAACAGAAAATACTTCACAAGGAACTAATGTCGGTGCTGCCTGATAAATCATCCAAGTTAAATCCAGAGGTTTTGCAAGAGTTGCCCTATTTGAACGCCGTTGTACAAGAAACTCTAAG GCTGAAACATCCCATTCCATATTCGGTCATGAGACTTCAGAGGAGTATAGTGCTGCATAAATATTACATTCCAGCTGGA ACTTGGGTGATGACAGCGAATGAAGTGGCATGCTTGAGGGAGGAGAACTTCGAGGATGCTCAACTTTTCAAACCAGAGAGATGGCTTGAGTCTTCACCTGAATTGTATCAGGACACAATCTCACCTCTACTAGAGGCACAATTCGAACCGTTCCTTGGACGAGATTGGTTGCAGAAACAGCTACTTATTGGCACAGCTaag GTTATAAGAAACTTCAATGTAAATTACCGGTATGGTGAAATCGGCAAAGAAGGAGAATTCCTATCAAAACCTACAAAGCCTTTccagtttgaatttttggagcAACATCTTTAG
- the LOC111062391 gene encoding uncharacterized protein LOC111062391 isoform X2 yields MGSKNITMLLNMIGSGYKFGRCIPPTHSRKLKRCVNANYYHISAQKLKEIQKQMSEGDKKESQKRLFPSSLNDTSLEGEKSVSKGVERPDDLKISEVGDFIADSSNQKDVGKNEMPLKLEKASESSAQVDLNTGKLKADQKYEEKQTNKVNELEKEASVNMMDSIKKEIKGSYSSLRQKKLDKNPSDYILFGSRNLHGDKEKLNSTKEINSKPFNKFDSTFNIKVESNKSSENYVEPKENNTKELKLDEKGSINDEKINVRTVNETKDINSQEGKLAYKKQIDIAERSISEKKVIAMKGMAMLGKESTSGENLNTLEKKHLRTSPSIQENPKTADDVEAKNVASASNSTNSIDKINMDMIKKSKNTGSDSSVKEDKPRTLEVDRPTTKKYMLNTLLDPIAKSSQKKVQMKESSPQGGRGESKEAASSKNPITNEKMTDGKQIVDRSNKPKMSGDSKAASNDLLVKVNAVRTSNENTAQSPDIAPNQQVDQKSQDKSNIENKLNISKAEKHKMAESSDLLKENIVDIPISISIDTSTKEGLNRQVDKTIGHKSKIDNKLKAFRLEKHESPIDLLNESIKDSNKTIFQASNKKDDHKITAKSNVSNKLDNSKMRQVKSASKAKLVKGKAKPKPKPTLKVKYRLKETLKDKMEKLNKQEKMKILTSDSKSRTANEKVDLQSKPEKKEIQLHTESNRLTALTKQDEFPKVGSQIAAVQQNPQRIDKQLQQSNNTAIKKDLNERGIMPFDSSYIMKQLAKSRQSESIEDIPGPKIMRACSNIVNALPVIGDKKIVSNRMKPLESLFNTHGDIVCLNIPLCGNVILVDKPELIHEVYRQRDMSQIMNSTFDSLNEVYNVLGKKRMRMDAMSSVDDQMTCVIEHFDLKNLFWSASRYHNSLEKISDQLVERITFTRDMHNEVPKDFIKELNKWSLECMMQVLFATEIGSLKSTSYLGHQETDIILKSLTDATDALRNCESGIQLWRVYETSSFTKLTQSIKHLERFLCKHIPLLRHEAKLEQRLEMLQSNLESKQNASSLISGLILSGYVDVDKLLKICMETMLIAVNTTSTSLGFVLYHMARNQEKQKILHKELMSVLPDKSSKLNPEVLQELPYLNAVVQETLRLKHPIPYSVMRLQRSIVLHKYYIPAGTWVMTANEVACLREENFEDAQLFKPERWLESSPELYQDTISPLLEAQFEPFLGRDWLQKQLLIGTAKVIRNFNVNYRYGEIGKEGEFLSKPTKPFQFEFLEQHL; encoded by the exons ATGG GTTCCAAAAACATAACAATGCTTCTCAATATGATTGGCTCCGGTTATAAATTTGGACGGTGCATACCTCCAACTCATtctagaaaattgaaaagatgtGTGAACGCAAACTACTATCACATTTCAGCCCAAAAGTTAAAAGAAATACAAAAGCAAATGAGCGAAGGGGACAAAAAGGAATCGCAGAAAAGGCTGTTCCCTAGTTCTTTGAATGACACCTCATTAGAGGGCGAGAAGAGTGTTTCCAAAGGAGTTGAGAGGCCTGATGATCTGAAAATCAGCGAAGTTGGAGATTTTATTGCAGACTCCTCCAATCAGAAAGATGTTGGGAAAAATGAGATGcctttaaaacttgaaaaagcaTCGGAAAGCTCTGCTCAAGTTGATCTAAACACTGGAAAACTGAAAGCTGATCAAAAATATGAGGAGAAACAAACAAATAAGGTAAACGAGTTGGAAAAAGAAGCTAGTGTTAATATGATGGATTCAATTAAGAAAGAGATAAAGGGAAGCTATTCAAGCTTAAGACaaaaaaagttggataaaaACCCATCGGATTACATATTGTTTGGGTCTAGGAACCTGCATGGGGACAAAGAGAAATTGAACTCAACTAAGGAGATAAACTCCAAGCCgttcaataaatttgattcaacattcaacattaAAGTGGAATCAAATAAATCTAGTGAAAATTATGTGGAGCCGAAGGAAAATAACACGAAAGAAttaaaacttgatgaaaaagGTTCAATTAATGACGAGAAAATAAATGTAAGAACAGTGAatgagacaaaagatatcaatTCACAAGAGGGAAAACTAGCTTATAAGAAGCAAATTGACATTGCTGAACGAAGCATTTCAGAAAAGAAAGTAATTGCAATGAAAGGAATGGCGATGCTAGGAAAAGAATCGACCTCTGgtgaaaatttaaatactttGGAGAAGAAACATTTGAGAACATCTCCAAGTATTCAGGAGAATCCAAAAACAGCAGATGATGTGGAGGCGAAAAACGTCGCATCTGCAAGTAATTCAAcgaattctattgataaaattaatatggatatgataaaaaaatccaaaaatacaGGAAGTGATAGCAGTGTCAAAGAAGACAAGCCTAGAACACTTGAAGTGGATCGCCCTACTactaaaaaatatatgttgaaTACATTACTGGATCCAATTGCCAAGTCATCGCAGAAAAAGGTCCAAATGAAAGAGAGTTCTCCTCAAGGTGGAAGAGGTGAATCAAAAGAGGCAGCCAGTAGCAAAAACCCAATAACTAATGAAAAAATGACCGATGGGAAACAAATAGTTGATAGATCGAATAAACCAAAAATGAGTGGCGATAGCAAAGCAGCATCAAACGATTTATTAGTAAAAGTAAATGCAGTGAGAACTTCAAATGAAAACACAGCTCAGAGTCCAGATATTGCACCCAATCAACAAGTTGATCAGAAAAGTCAAGATAAgtcaaacattgaaaataaattgaatatttctaaagcagaaaaacataaaatggCAGAATCAAGTGATTTATTGAAAGAGAATATTGTTGACATTCCAATCAGTATCTCAATTGATACATCAACCAAAGAAGGTCTCAATCGACAAGTTGACAAGACAATTGGACATAagtcaaaaattgataataaattgaaggCTTTCAGATTGGAAAAGCATGAATCAccaattgatttattgaatgaaagtataaaagattcaaacaaaacaatttttcaagCATCTAATAAAAAAGATGATCATAAAATAACTGCGAAATCAAacgtttcaaataaattggacaATTCGAAGATGAGGCAGGTAAAATCAGCTTCAAAAGCAAAGTTGGTAAAAGGCAAAGCTAAACCGAAGCCTAAACCTACACTTAAAGTTAAATATCGATTGAAGGAAACTCTGAAAGACAAAATGGAAAAGCTAAATAAACAAGAAAAGATGAAGATACTGACAAGTGACAGTAAGAGTAGAACAGCTAATGAAAAAGTTGATCTCCAATCAAAACCTGAGAAAAAAGAAATTCAACTCCATACAGAATCAAATAGGCTCACAGCTTTGACAAAACAAGATGAATTTCCTAAAGTTGGTAGCCAAATTGCGGCAGTACAGCAGAATCCACAAAGAATTGACAAACAATTACAACAAAGTAATAATACAGCAATCAAGAAAGATTTGAACGAGCGGGGAATTATGCCTTTTGACAGCAGTTACATCATGAAACAATTAGCGAAGTCGAGGCAATCTGAATCAATCGAGGACATTCCTGGGCCAAAAATAATGAGAGCTTGCTCCAATATTGTCAATGCCCTTCCAGTAATCG GAGACAAAAAAATTGTAAGCAACAGAATGAAGCCTTTGGAGAGCCTATTTAATACCCATGGAGATATTGTTTGCCTGAACATACCGCTTTGTGGAAATGTTATACTAGTGGACAAACCTGAGCTTATCCATGAAGTATATCGCCAGAGGGACATGAGCCAAATTATGAATTCAACTTTCGATAGTTTAAACGAAGTTTACAATGTACTCGGCAAGAAGAGGATGAGAAT GGATGCAATGAGTAGTGTGGACGACCAGATGACATGTGTTATTGAGCATTTCGACCTCAAAAATCTATTCTGGTCTGCGAGTAGATATCACAATTCTCTGGAAAAAATAAGTGATCAATTGGTTGAGAG AATCACCTTCACTCGAGATATGCACAATGAGGTCCCTAAAGACTTCATTAAAGAACTGAACAAATGGTCTCTCGAAT GCATGATGCAAGTATTGTTTGCCACTGAGATTGGCTCTCTGAAAAGTACCAGCTACTTGGGGCATCAAGAAACCGATATCATTTTGAAATCCTTAACCGATGCCACCGATGCTTTGAGAAACTGTGAGTCAGGAATACAGCTATGGAGAGTGTATGAAACATCCAGCTTCACAAAACTGACACAATCAATAAAACATCTTGAAAG ATTCCTTTGCAAGCATATACCTTTGTTAAGGCATGAGGCAAAGCTTGAACAGAGGCTGGAAATGCTGCAATCCAATCTAGAATCCAAACAGAATGCCTCTTCGCTAATAAGTGGTCTGATATTATCAGGTTACGTTGACGTTGATAAACTGTTGAAGATCTGTATGGAGACAATGCTGATAGCTGTTAATACG ACTTCAACATCACTGGGATTCGTTCTCTACCATATGGCAAGAAATCAGGAAAAACAGAAAATACTTCACAAGGAACTAATGTCGGTGCTGCCTGATAAATCATCCAAGTTAAATCCAGAGGTTTTGCAAGAGTTGCCCTATTTGAACGCCGTTGTACAAGAAACTCTAAG GCTGAAACATCCCATTCCATATTCGGTCATGAGACTTCAGAGGAGTATAGTGCTGCATAAATATTACATTCCAGCTGGA ACTTGGGTGATGACAGCGAATGAAGTGGCATGCTTGAGGGAGGAGAACTTCGAGGATGCTCAACTTTTCAAACCAGAGAGATGGCTTGAGTCTTCACCTGAATTGTATCAGGACACAATCTCACCTCTACTAGAGGCACAATTCGAACCGTTCCTTGGACGAGATTGGTTGCAGAAACAGCTACTTATTGGCACAGCTaag GTTATAAGAAACTTCAATGTAAATTACCGGTATGGTGAAATCGGCAAAGAAGGAGAATTCCTATCAAAACCTACAAAGCCTTTccagtttgaatttttggagcAACATCTTTAG